Part of the Ruania alba genome is shown below.
TCGTAGTCGTCGATCACATCGACGTCCCCTGCATCGGCACCGGTCCACCGCACGGTCAGCTCCCCGAGCGGATCGGCCTGGTCGAAGCCGATGGCTCCCTCACGGTACAGCTCGAGCAATGCCAGGAAACGCGCCACCACCACCGGTGTCCCGTCCGCGTCATCGGTGAGCGTCCGGAAGGACAGACTCCGGGAACGCCGCAGTCGGTCCACCATCATCGCTGCCTGCTCACGCACGCTCACCGCAGGGTTGTGCAGATGGGAGATGTCCACACCCTCGGCAGCAGGTTTCGGCGCCAGGGCCTGGGCCGCAAGGGCTGCCAGGTCCTCGGGTCCGATCTGCATGATGAGCTCGGGCAGCAGGGCGGCGAACCGGGGTTCGAGCGCTACCTCCCGGGGGTGGGCGCGGCCCGCCCGTTCCCAGGCGGCGCCGAGGTGGGCAGCCACCTCCTTGAAGGCGCGGTATTGCAGCAGGCGTGCGAAGAGCAGGTCCCGGGCCTCCAGCAGCTCCAGGTCCTCAGCGTCCTCGACCGCGCCG
Proteins encoded:
- a CDS encoding segregation and condensation protein A gives rise to the protein MTVEPVASSAVEDSPDGLVDGADARTASAHHRATFEVRLENFSGPFDLLLSLIAKHKMDVTEVALAVVTDDFIAHIRGQEEWDLSQASEFLVIASTLLDLKAARLLPRGAVEDAEDLELLEARDLLFARLLQYRAFKEVAAHLGAAWERAGRAHPREVALEPRFAALLPELIMQIGPEDLAALAAQALAPKPAAEGVDISHLHNPAVSVREQAAMMVDRLRRSRSLSFRTLTDDADGTPVVVARFLALLELYREGAIGFDQADPLGELTVRWTGADAGDVDVIDDYDDSGGAVDAGAGGEETENSDDTQEGPG